The DNA window TCATGATTTACCCGATGATGGTGCAGATTGATTTTTCCGCCATTAAAGAAGTGGGCCGCCAACCCAAAGGCTTGCTGCTGACGCTGGTGATTAACTGGCTGATCAAACCGTTCAGCATGGCGTTAATCGGCTGGGTATTTTTCCGTGTTTTATTTGCCGATTGGGTTGATCCGCACAGTGCCGGTGAATACATCGCCGGCATGATTCTGCTCGGTGTGGCGCCTTGCACGGCGATGGTGTTTGTCTGGAGTCAGTTGACCAAAGGCGACCCGAATTACACGCTGGTGCAGGTGTCGGTGAACGACGTCGTTATGATTTTTGCCTTCGCCCCGTTAACGGCTTTTTTGCTGGGGGTGACCGATATTCAGGTACCCTGGAAAACTCTGCTGTTATCGGTGGTGCTGTATGTGTTACTGCCGCTGCTGGCCGGCATTCTGACCCGGCATTTGCTGGAGCGGCATTCATCGTCTGCGTCTGACGGTATGGACGTGCAGGAGTTGTTGCAACGTTTAAAACCTTGGTCGGTATTAGGCTTGTTAGCGACGGTGATTCTGCTGTTTGGATTTCAGGCGGAAACCATCATTGCCCAGCCGCACACCATTGGCTTAATTGCCATTCCGTTATTGCTGCAAACCTACGGCATTTTTGCCATTGCCTATGCGGCGGCGTATTGGCTGAAACTTCCCTATCGTATTGCGGCTCCGGCTTGCATGATCGGCACGTCTAACTTTTTTGAACTGGCGGTGGCCGTAGCGATTTCATTATTCGGCCTGCATTCCGGTGCTGCACTGGCGACCGTGGTGGGGGTTCTGGTGGAAGTGCCGGTGATGTTGTCGCTGGTGTACTTCGCTAATAAAACCCAGCACTGGTTTGTACAGAATTGATTAACAGAGGATTCCATTATGAGTATTAAAATCGGCATTAATGGCTTTGGTCGTATGGGGCGGTTATCGGCCCGTGTGTTGGCTGAGCACAGCGATGTGCAGATTATTAACGTGAATGATCCGGCCGGCGATGCCGCCACGCTGGCGCATTTAATGAATTTTGATTCCGTGCATGGCCGCTGGAGCCGGGAAGCCGGGGTGGATGGCGATAATATGCTGATTAACGGCCAGCCAGTGCTGGTGACGCACAATAAAACCATTGCCGACACCGACTGGTCGGGCTGCGATGTAGTGATTGAAGCCTCCGGCAAAATGAAAACCAAAGCAGTGTTGCAGGCCTATCTGGATCAGGGTGTTAAGCGCGTGGTGGTAACGGCGCCGGTAAAAGAAGAGGGCGTGCTGAACGTGGTGATGGGCGTTAACGACCATCTGTACGATCCGGCGTTGCATCCTATTGTGACCGCTGCCTCCTGCACCACCAACTGCCTGGCGCCGGTGGTTAAGGTGATTCACGAAAACCTGGGCATTGAGCACGGCTCTATTACCACCATTCATGATTTAACCAATACCCAGACCATTCTGGATGCGCCGCACAAAGACCTGCGTCGCGCCCGTGCCTGTGGCATGAGTTTAATTCCGACCACCACCGGTTCGGCCACCGCCATTACACATATTTTCCCGGAATTAAAAGGCCGCCTGAACGGTCATGCTATCCGCGTACCGCTGGCTAATGCTTCCATTACCGACTGTGTCTTTGAAGTGGCACGCGAAACCACGGCCGAAGAAGTGAATGCGTTATTAAAAGCAGCCGCGGCTAATGAGCTTAAGGGAATTCTTGGTTACGAAGAGCGCCCACTGGTGTCGATTGATTACAAAACCGATCCGCGCTCCAGCATTATTGATGCGCTTTCCACCATGGTGATTAATAACACGCAGGTGAAAATTTACGCCTGGTACGACAACGAATGGGGCTACGCCAACCGCACCGCGGAACTGGCCTTAAAAGTGGCGCGCTACCGTTAAGTGTTGGGCGTTGGGCGTTCAGGGTTCGGCGGGCGGTATCGTTAAGCGTTAGGCGTTTAGGGTTCCGCGAGCTTTTGTTTTTAATGCCACCCTCGCTGAACCATTAACCCTCTATCAGCGCAAGACATTAAGTAGTGAACTTTGCTGCCGAGCACGCCTAACCCTTTACTGGCAAAGGTATCCGGTGCTCGCTTTTGCTGCAGAGCTCGCCCAACGCTCAACCCTTAACCTTTTACTCGCACAAGACATCAGGTACTGGCTTTTGCTGCGGAGCACGCAAAACACCGAACCCTCAACCCTTAACGAAAAAATAATTATGCTGACTCATCTCTCCGCCGATCTGCGCCAGTATCTGGTGGTGACCGGTAATTACTGGGCCTTTACCCTTACAGACGGTGCCTTGCGCATGCTGGTGGTGCTGCATTTTCATGCGCTGGGGTACAGCCCGCTGAACATTGCACTGCTGTTTTTGTTTTATGAGATTTTCGGCGTTATTACTAATTTAGTCGGTGGCTGGCTGGGAGCACGGCTGGGACTGAACCGCACCATGAACATAGGCTTATTTCTGCAGTTGGTGGCATTGGCCATGCTGCTGGTGCCGGCATCCATGTTAACGGTGGTGTGGGTGATGGCAGCACAGGCGCTGTCGGGTATCGCCAAAGACCTGAATAAAATGAGCGCCAAAAGCTCGATTAAATTATTGCTACCGGAAGATGCCGAAGGCGCTTTATATAAATGGGTCGCCATTCTCACCGGCTCCAAAAATGCCATGAAAGGCGCCGGATTTTTTCTCGGTGGTGTGCTGTTAATGACGCTGGGTTTCAGCGGCGCCATATTGGCGATGCTGCTGGGCTTGTTGCTGGTGTGGCTGCTCAGTCTGGTGCTTTTGAAGCGGGATTTAGGCAAAGCCAAAAACAAACCGAAATTCCGCGATATTGTCTCCAAAAGCCGCGCCATTAATATTTTATCGGCGGCGCGGATGCTGTTATTCGGCGCGCGTGATGTGTGGTTTGTGGTCGCCTTGCCGGTATTTCTGGCGCAGACGCTGGGCTGGGATCACTGGCAGACCGGCGGCTTTCTGGCCTTATGGGTCATTGGCTATGGCGCGGTACAAACGCAGGCGCCGAGGCTCACCGGCAAGCGCGCTGGCACCGTGCCGGATGGCCGCAGCGCTGTTCTTTGGGCTGCACCATTAATGCTGTTACCGGCGCTGATTGCAGCAGGGCTTTACGTGGGGTTTGATCCGGCCTTCACCATCATTATTGGCTTGCTGGCCTTTGGCGCCGTGTTTGCAGTGAACTCGTCGCTGCACAGCTATTTAATCGTCAGCTACGCCGGCCGCGATGGTGTGTCGCTGGACGTCGGCTTTTATTACATGGCCAACGCCATGGGCCGTTTGCTGGGCACCCTGTTGTCAGGCTGGTTATTCCAGTTGGCCGGGCAGGGCAGCAGCGGGTTGCAGGCTTGCCTGTGGGTATCGGCTATGCTGCTGTTGCTGACGTTGGTGATTTCTCTGGCGTTACCAACGACTGCGCAAGCCCGCTCCGCCTGAAAAGCACTGTTCCTCTGATCAGCCCAAGGCTGGCTTGCGGCTCTGACGGCCTTGCGTCTTAATGATCGGCGATTTTTGTGTATCCACAGGAGCCTTGTCATGATTAAAGCCTACGCCGCATTTGAACCGGGTGGTGAATTAAAATCCTTTGAGTACGATCCAGGCCCGCTGGGTGATCATGATGTGGAAATCGAGGTGGATTACTGCGGTATCTGTCACAGCGACCTCAGCATGCTGAATAACGAATGGGGTATTACCCAGTATCCTTTTGTACCCGGCCATGAAGTGGCGGGCCGTATCAGCGCCGTGGGTAAACATGTGAATAAATTCAGCATCGGCGACCGCGTCGGTTTAGGCTGGCATTCCAGCTACTGCAACGAATGCAACACCTGTATGGAAGGCGACCATAACCTGTGCCGCGATGCGCAGGGCACCATTGTTGGTCGTCACGGTGGCTTTGCCGATAAAGTACGGGCACAGGCCGCCAGTGTGGTGAAACTGCCGGACACCTTAAGCAGCGAAAGTGCCGGGCCGTTATTCTGCGGCGGTATTACCGTATTCAATCCCATTGTGCAGTTCGATCTGAAACCCACTGCCCGTGTCGGCGTGATTGGCATCGGTGGTCTCGGCCATATGGCGGTGCAATTTCTGAATAAATGGGGTTGTGAAGTCACGGCCTTTACCTCGTCGGAAGCCAAGCGTACCGAAGCACTGGAACTGGGCGCGCACCGCACCCTGGATTCCCGCGATAAGGATGCCTTAAAAGCCTCGGCCGGTTATTTCGATCTGATTATTTCCACCGTCAACGTCGAACTGGATTGGGGTGGTTATATCAGTACGCTGCGTCCTAAAGGCCGTTTGCATCTGGTCGGCGCGGTGCTGGAACCGATGAAAATCAGCGTGATGGCCCTGATGGGTGGTCAGCGCTCCGTGTCGTCGTCACCGGTCGGCAGTCCGGCGGTTATTGCGCAAATGCTGGAATTTGCCGCCCGTCATCGTATTGAACCCAAGGTGGAAGTGTTCCCGATGGCGGACGTAAATGCCGCGATTGACCGGCTGGAAAATGGCAGCCCGCGTTACCGGGTGGTGCTGAAGCGCTGACAGGTGTTGTCGCCGTGCACGGCGGCATTATTGCCGCTGTCGCACAGCTTTGTCGCTGTGGCTGGGTTGATCTGGCCCGGCACAGTGATTAAGGTCGGTTTTTTTCTGCAGCAGAAGATTGTTATGACACAGCACGAATGGCGTCCGTTAACCAATATTGATCACGACTGTTTTGGCTGCGGTCAGCATAATCATCAGGGTCTGAAAATGACCTTCGCCACCAATGGCGAACAGTTACGTTCCGAGCTGGTGATTCCCGAGCATCTGCGCGGCTGGAGTAATCTGGTGCATGGCGGTATTACCACCACCATTCTGGATGAAATGATGGGCTGGGCCGGTATTTATTTTCTGAATAAATTTGTGCTTACCCGCGATATTAAAGTGCGTTTCCGGCTGCCGGTCTTTATTGGTGAAAGCGTCAGTGTTATTGGCTATGTCGCCGAATGCAAAAACGACAGGCGCGCCTTATTGGTGGCTGAACTTTATAACAGCAAGGGCCAGCTGGCGGCAAAAGCGGAAGGGGATTTTGCGTTATTTGAACCACAACGCTTTGCGGAACTGAATCTGGTGCCGGATGGCAAACTGGAAAAAATGCAGCAGATGTTCAGCTGTAATCAAAATATCGGCGCATAAAAAACCCGCTGTAAAATACTGCAGCGGGTTTTTTATAAGCGGAATTATTCCTGCGCAGCTGCACATTTAATGCAAAGCGTTGCGTAAGGCACCGCCTGCAGGCGTTCGGTGCCAATATCGGCACCACAGCCACTGCATTCACCGTAATTGCCATCTTCAATGCGCTGCAAAGCCTGACCAATCTGCTGAATTTCATAGCGGGCTTCGACACTGATGGTGCGTAATACATCATCGTTTTCCCGCTCGCTGGCCTGTTCAGCAAAATCCGCCGACACGGCCTCATCACGATGGCTGGCATCGCGGGCGGTTTTGTCGGCACGGGCTTCCAGCATCTGCTGACGCTGTAATAATTGTTCGCGGACTTTATCCAGATTCATAATGTCTTCCTGTTTATAATCTGTCTGCAGGCTAACCCATTGGCTGGCCTGCAGCCTTGATGTGCATCAGCCGGCCGGGCGCTGCTCCAGCAGTTCAATGGCCAGGCGGACAAAATCCTGCGAGCTGACAATACCCAGCAAGCGTTCCTGTTCATCGGCGACCAGCAGGCAACCGTGGCGCTTACTGCGTAATAAGCGGCCGGCTTCGGCCAGGTCCAGATCCGGGCGTACGGTCTGAATATCGTTTTTCATACACTGGCGTACGCTGGTTTTGGCCAGATAATTGCGCAGATTATGAGCACCGAATTTATCGGTAATGCGGAAGGCTTCGGCCAGAAACTCTTTCTGGCTTAACAGCCCAACCACAATGCCGCTTTCATCCAGTACCGGAATATGGCGGATAGAATGGGTGGCCATGGTTTGTTCGACATCCTGCAGGGTGTCATCGGCCTGGTGGGTAAGGACATTGCGGATCATCAGATCGCTGACCAGTTTCATAACGCTTCCTGTGTCAATTTCAGCTTAAAAAGGTTGAGTGTCAGTAAAGCAGGAAATCATCAAAGTGCTATCCTCACGTCAGCACTTTGGAGAGTCATCATGAGCATCAGTAACCATATCCGCAACTACTACGAACAGCTGGTCGCCGAAGAAGTCCGCCGCCGCCTGCACGATGCCGAACCACCGGCAACACTGGATTACATGGCCGATGTGGCCTGTGTGGCGCTGAACCGTCTACCGCCCCGTTATATCCGCTTTGAGGTGGACATGGCGTTTTATATGTCGGCCGATGAATATGTGCAGACCCAGAAAGCGGTGGAAAATGCCGTAACCGATGCGCTGGCCTTTGTGGCGCAGCATCATCGCCGTGACTGAATGTAACCGGGCGTCTTTACAAAATGTAAAGAAACGGGCCAACAGCTTGAAATAAATACATTTTTCCTGAACTCTGAGCCACTAAGGATGAGGATCAGGTATGAATGTACTGTTAGTCGACGACGATCAGGAACTCTGTGCACTGTTGAAGCGTTACCTTGAACGCGAGCTGTTTAAGGTAACTGCCGTGCATGAAGCCACCACCGGGCTCAGCGAAGCGCTGTCGGGTAAATACCAGGCCGTTATTCTGGATGTGATGCTGCCGGGCGGTGACGGGCTGGATATTCTGCGCAATATCCGCCAGCGCAGCGATCTGCCGGTGCTGATGCTGACCGCCAAAGGCGATGAAACCGACCGTATTGAAGGGCTGGAAATCGGCGCCGATGATTACCTGCCCAAACCCTGCAACCCGCGTGAACTGGCTGCCCGCCTGCGTTCTGTCTTACGCCGTGGCCGTTCCGGCCAGATTGCCGATGCGCTGCTGCAGGTGGACGAACTGACCATTGACCTCGACCAGCACCGCGTTCTGCGCGACGGTCAGCCGGTTGAGCTGACGGTCACCGAATTCAATATTCTCAGTGTGCTGGCCCGCGAAGCCGGCAATGTGGTGGAAAAAAACCGTCTGGCCGAGCAATCGTTGCAACGCTCACTGACGTTATTCGACCGCAGCCTTGATATGCACCTGAGCAATCTGCGCAAAAAACTCGGCCCCAACCGGCAGGGCGAAGCCCGCATCCGCACCGTGCGCGGTATCGGTTACTGGTACGCGCCGGAAACGGTGACGGCCAACACCTGATGCGCGGCATTTTTATCCGCATTTATCTGGCCTTTCTGGTCACCAGTCTGGTGGCCACGCTGGTGACCGTACTGCTGGCCATGTATTACCGTCAGTGGTCAAACGACTCCGTTAACCTTATTGCCCCCACCGGCGGTTATATTTCCGCCGCCGAACTGATGCTGCAGCGCGGTGGCGAGCCGCTGTTGCTGGAATGGCTGCTGACCTTCGAGCGCCATCCCAGCGTCAATGCCTATGTGTTTGATGATCAGGGCGTCAGTCTGACCCCGGCCGTGCCCGTGGATGTGCTCAGTTACGCCTTTGCGGCCGATTCCTATCAGGCCCGGGTTAACCCGCTGGGGCAGACCGAAATTCTGGTGAAGGCACCGCTGCACAGCCTGGATGGGCGGGTGTACCTGTTGGTGGTGGAATTCCTGCACCCGTTGGCGGTGTTTAATCTGCCCATCTATCTGGCGCTCGGGCTGGTGGCTTCATTGCTGCTGTTCGCCTTATGGAGCTATGTGCTGTCGCGTTATCTGACCCGGCCGTTACTGTCATTGCGGCGCAGCGTGCGCGCCTTTGCCGATGGTCAGTGGCCGGTGCGTATTGCCCCGCGGGTACTGGCGCGGCCGGATGAAATCGGTGAGCTGGGGCGTGAATTCAGCCAGATGGCCAGCCGCCTGCAGCGGCTGATTTCCGATCAGCGCCAGCTGCTGCGCGATGTCTCCCACGAATTACGGTCGCCGCTGGCGCGCAGTGCAGTGGCGCTGGAGCTGGCACGGCTGGATGCGGTGCCGGAACAGCAGGAATACCTCGACCGTATCGAACTGGAAACCGGCCGGCTGAACGAGCTGATTGAAGATCTATTGCACATGGCACGGCTGGAAACGGTGCAGGACCGCCAGCACTGGCAACGCTTTGACTGCGCAGAGCTGTTGCAGCAAGTGGTGGCTGATGCCCGTTTTGAACGGCCGGATTCACCCTTGCAGCTGCAGCTGCCGGCCGGCGCCGTAACGTTGCAGGGTGACCCGCGCCTGCTGCTGTCAGCGTTTGAAAATATTATCCGCAATGCCTTGCTGCACACCGCGCCGCAAACCTCGGTGGACATCAGTCTGCAGGTCGCGGCGGTGGCTGAAATCCGTATCCGTGACCACGGCCCCGGGGTGCCGGAGCATCTGCTGGCTGATTTATTGCGCCCCTTTGTGCGCAGCGAGCAGGCCCGCGAGCGCAGTCCCGATACGCTGCAACAAGGACACCGTGGTTTCGGCCTGGGGCTGGCCATTGCCCAGCGCGTTATTCAGCACCACGACGGTACGCTGCAGCTCGGTAATCATCCGCAAGGCGGGTTGCAGGTATTGATCCGTCTGCCGGTGGTGGTTTGAATGCGGTTGGCTTTACCAGAGGTTTACGCCGGTGCGGCTGGGTTTGTGGCGCTGGCTGTCGTTACAATCGGCGCACGTTTTAATGAGGACATACTGTGAGGCGGATTTGTTTTATTGCTCTGCTGTTAGCGGCTGCCGGCGTCCAGGCCGACCCGCTGCTGCGCCTGCCGGAGCCGGTCGCAGTGCCACCGGCGGCCGTCACCCAGCTGGAGTGGAATAACAGCCGTCCGGAACAACGCCAGGCGCTGGATCATTTCTATCGCTCACTGCAAAGCCAGCAACCAGACCTGAACAGTCAGCAGCTGCAACGCCAGCAGCACATTGACCAGCTGCGCGGCATGTCCCCCGAGCAGCGTCAGCAACAGTTCCTGAATTTTATCCAACAGCAGAACGCTGCCACCCTGCCACCGCGCTGACTTCCTGCGCGGCTGGTCAGCCGTTAGAATGCCGGCTTTTCCTGTTGCCGGAACCGCTATGAAAACCCGTATTACCGAACTCTTAGGTATTCAACACCCCATTCTGCTGCCGGGCATGAGCTGGATCTCCACCCCGGAACTGGTGGCGGCGGTGTCCAACGCCGGTGGTCTGGGTATTCTGGCCAGCGGCCCGTTAACGCCCGCGCAAACCCGCGCGGCGATTCGTCAAATCCGTGCCTTAACCAGCAAGCCCTTTGGTATCGGCGTTACGCTGCTGATGCCGGGTGCCAAAGAAAACGCCGACGTAGCGCTGGACGAACAGGTGCCGGTGATTAACTTTTCCCTCGGCAAAGGCGACTGGATTGTGCAGCGCGCCCACGCCTACGGCGGCAAAGTGATTGCCACCGTGGTATCCGAAAAACACGCGCTGTCGGCCCAGGCCATTGGCGCCGATGCCTTGCTGGTAACCGGCCATGAAGCCGCCGCCCACGGCGGCGATGTTACCTCGCTGGTGCTGGTGCCGGCGATTGCCGGCAAAGTGACCATTCCGGTCATCGCTACCGGTGGTTTTGCCGACGGCCGCGGCCTGCTGGCGGCGCTGGCGCTGGGTGCCGAAGGCATTGCCATGGGCTCACGTTTTGCCACCAGCCTGGAAAGCCCGCTGCATCAGGCCACCAAGCAGGCGGTGCTGGAGCGCAGCGAACAAGACACCATTTATTCGAAAAACTTTGATGGTATCCCGGCCCGGGTGATGCGCACGCCGCGATCCCTTAAAGCCACCCGCAAACCGATGAATTTTTTCGTCGCCAGCTGGCAGGCGACCAAAGCCGCGAAACTGATTGGTCAGCCGGTGTGGAAGGTCATGATCGGTATGCTGGCGATGCTGGATAAGGTGAAATTGCTGGCCTATTTCGGTGCCAGCGTGCCGCGTCTGCAGGCGGCTACTATTCACGGTGACCTGCACCAGGGCGTGCAGTTTATCGGCCAGACTCAGGGGCTGATTAACGACGTGGTCAGCGTTGAGACCATTATTCAGCGCACGCTGGCGGAAGCGCAGGCACAGCATCAGCGTCTGCAACCGCTGTTGAGATAAGCATCCGGCCGGGCATCAGTACCGATTTACAACCAACTGGCCGCTGATGTCCTAACACCTGTCGGTTCAGGCCGTCATTGTTAGTCCGTTTTCTGAACGGGATCGACCTGCTGCTGTTGGTTGTGATGGGCAGGTTGATGAGTCTCTAACAATAAAAAAGGCCCACACTCATGCTCCGATCTGTCCTTTCTGCTGTCGTTTTATCCTCCACGTTGCTGCTGTCGCAGGCGCAGGCCATGTCTGCACCGCCGCCGACCGGTTATACCGAAACCCAGTACCCCATCGTGCTGGCCCACGGGCTGTTTGGCTTTGATGCCATTCTGGGGGTGGACTACTGGTACAAAGTGCCGGAAACCCTGCAGAAAGACGGCGCCACCGTGTTCCTGACCAGTGTCGCCAACTCCAATTCGCCGGAAGTACGTGGTGAGCAGCTGATTGCGGAAGTTGAGCGTGTACTGGCCATTACCGGTGCCGACAAAGTGAACCTGATCGGTCACAGCCATGGTGGCCCGACCACCCGTTATGTGGCCTCAGTGCGCCCCGATCTGGTGGCGTCAGTAACCAGCATTTCCGGTGTGAATAAAGGCACCCCGGTGGCGGAAACCCTGTCGCAGTGGCAGAACGGCGCTACCGGCTTTTCCTGGTTGCTGGAAAATCTGGGCAATACACTGGCCGGTGCTATCGATTTCTTATCCGGCGGTGGTTATGAGCAGGATATTCTGGCCTCCATCGGCTCCATGACCTTTGCCGAAGCGGATGCCTTTAACCAGCAGCATCCGGGTGGTATTCCGGCTACTGCCTGTGGCGAAGGTGCCTATGAATATCAGAACGTGCGCTACTACTCCTGGGCCGGTGAAAAACCACTCACCAACGTGCTGGACCCGCTGGAAGTGGTGACCGGTGCCGCCTCGCTGTTTTTCCCGGCCGGTGAGCGCAACGATGGCCTGGTCGGTGCCTGCGCCAGCCGTCTGGGCATGGTGATCCGGGATGACTTCAAGATGAACCATCTGGATGAAGTGAATCAGACCTTCGGTATTCACGCCCTTACCGATACCGATCCGCTGACGGTGTTCCGTACCCACGCCAACCGTCTGAAGCAGGCAGGTCTGTAAGCAATGCAGGCGGCGCATGGTGCACTGGCGCTGACCATTCTGGGCGTTGCCATCGGCCTGTTGGGCTGGTGGCAGCAGCCTCAGGTAACCGTGGCGGATGCGCCGGCTATGCTGCCGTCGCTGCCGGTAGCGGCAAATGTCAGCAGCGCAGCAGTTACGCCCGTGGCGCCGGACTATTCGGCCTTACAAACCTTCCGTGGTGCCGCCGTCGATGGCCAGCTGCGTACCGATTTCAAAGGCCGGCTGGTCATTGATATGCAGCTGCGCCACTGGATTGATTTTCATCTGTCAGCTCAGGGCGAAGTGCCGCTGGATGAGATTGTGGCACTGATGCAGCAACAGATGCAGCAACTGCCGCAGCCCGGACAGCAACAAGCCTTACAGCTGTTGGATGATTATCTGGGCTACCTGCAGGCGTTGGCCGGTTACGATGCCGAAGCCGCCCGCCGACTGGTGCAACCGGGTATGGATGATCTGGAAGCCCGCCTGTTGTGGCAGCAACGTTTGCGCCGTGAATGGCTGCAGCCGCTGGCGGTGGAGGCGTTTTTTGGTGCGGAAGAACAGCTGGATCAGCATACCCTGGCCAGCCGGCGCTTACGCCGTGATGGCGCCAGCCCGGAAGCACTGGTGGCGCTGGAGCAAACCCTGCCCGAGCCATTACAGCAGATGCGGAAGGAATCCCGTCAGCTGATCGAACTGCGCCAGCAGGAACAACAATTAAGCCAGAGCAACGATCCGCGCGCCTTGCAACAATGGCGTGAGCAGCAGTTCGGGCCGCAAGCCGCCGGGCGGCTGGCCGATCTGGATAAAAAAAATCAGCAATGGCAGCAACGCCTGCAGGCGTATCAGACGTACCGCGACTCGCTGGCGGTGCAGGGCTTAAACGAACGCGATCGTGAGCGACTGCTCAGCACCTATCAGCGCAAACACTTCTCGGAAGCCGAACAAAAACGTTTGCCGGCAGCACTCAGTCTGCTGGCCACCAGCAGCTCAGACTGAGCGGTCGGCCTGTTGCAATAACTGCTGCAGCGGCGCAAACAGCGCCGGCACACTGAACAGCAGATTCTCACCACACAATTCCTGATTCACTCCTTCAGGCAACGTATGAATATGGCCAAAGCGCACGCCGGCCTCGCGCGCAATTAACTGTGCGGCGGCAAAATCCCACAGCTGCACGGTTTCGTAATAAGCATCCAGCCGGCCGCAGGCCAGCCAGCAGATATCCAGCGCCGCCGAGCCGATCCGGCGCACGTCAGCACAGTTTTCTAACACCCGTTGCAGTCGTGCCATTAACAGCGGCAGATTGTCTTTCACGTAAGGAAAACCGGTGGCCACCAGGGCGCGTTTAAGCTCCGTGGTGGCTGCGCAATGGATGCGCTGACCATTCAGAAACGCACCGGCACCGGCTTCAGCGTAAAAAGTTTCCTGCAGGAAGGGGTTATGCACCACCGCTGCCTGCGCCTGGCCGTGGCGGTAATAAGCAATGGAAATACCGACATTGGGGTGCTGGTGGGCGTAGTTCACCGTGCCGTCGATGGGGTCGACAATCCATAAGTCCGGTGCGCTGGTGGTTTGTTGCGGGGCCAGTTCTTCCGACAGAATCTGATGCTGCGGAAAGGCGGCGCTGATGGCGCTGCGGATAACCCGGTCGGCTTCCACATCGGCCTGGGTGACCAGTTCGTGGCCGCCTTTAAATTGAATATTCAGCTGGTCGCGGGCGGCCATAATAGCCTTGCCGGCCGCTTCGGCCGCCTGTAAGGCCAGAGTCAGCTGTGAACTCAGTGTTGCACTGTTCATCTTATTGCCGCTCCTGCAGCCATTGCTGCACCAGCGGCTCCACCAGGGCGGTCATGCGCGGCTGGGCGGCGGCGGTGGGGTGGATGCCATCGCTTTGCATCAGCCCCGGTTCGGTGGCGATACCGTCCAGTAAAAACGGCACCACCGGCAGCTCAAAACGCTCGGCCAGCTCGGTAAAACTGCGGCTGAACAGTTCGGTATAACGGGCGCCGTAGTTGGGCGGAATCTGCATGCCCAACAGCATCACATCGCTGCCGGCGGCCTGCGCCAGCTGTACCATGCGTTCTAAATTGCGCCGGATCACCGGAATCGGTGTACCGCGCAAGCCGTCATTACCACCCAGTTCAATAATGGTCAGATCCGGCTGGTGCTGTTTTAATAACGCCGGTAAGCGCGTCAGCCCGCCCTGGGTGGTTTCGCCACTGCTGCTGGCATTAATCACCTGCAGCTGGGGCTGACGTTGCTGCACATTTCTTTGCAATAAGGCGACCCAGCCTTGTTGCAGCGGCACCCCAAATCCGGCACTAATGCTGTCACCCACGACCAGTATTACCGGCTCGGCCCT is part of the Venatoribacter cucullus genome and encodes:
- a CDS encoding response regulator transcription factor, with protein sequence MNVLLVDDDQELCALLKRYLERELFKVTAVHEATTGLSEALSGKYQAVILDVMLPGGDGLDILRNIRQRSDLPVLMLTAKGDETDRIEGLEIGADDYLPKPCNPRELAARLRSVLRRGRSGQIADALLQVDELTIDLDQHRVLRDGQPVELTVTEFNILSVLAREAGNVVEKNRLAEQSLQRSLTLFDRSLDMHLSNLRKKLGPNRQGEARIRTVRGIGYWYAPETVTANT
- a CDS encoding sensor histidine kinase, with amino-acid sequence MRGIFIRIYLAFLVTSLVATLVTVLLAMYYRQWSNDSVNLIAPTGGYISAAELMLQRGGEPLLLEWLLTFERHPSVNAYVFDDQGVSLTPAVPVDVLSYAFAADSYQARVNPLGQTEILVKAPLHSLDGRVYLLVVEFLHPLAVFNLPIYLALGLVASLLLFALWSYVLSRYLTRPLLSLRRSVRAFADGQWPVRIAPRVLARPDEIGELGREFSQMASRLQRLISDQRQLLRDVSHELRSPLARSAVALELARLDAVPEQQEYLDRIELETGRLNELIEDLLHMARLETVQDRQHWQRFDCAELLQQVVADARFERPDSPLQLQLPAGAVTLQGDPRLLLSAFENIIRNALLHTAPQTSVDISLQVAAVAEIRIRDHGPGVPEHLLADLLRPFVRSEQARERSPDTLQQGHRGFGLGLAIAQRVIQHHDGTLQLGNHPQGGLQVLIRLPVVV
- a CDS encoding NAD(P)H-dependent flavin oxidoreductase, which produces MKTRITELLGIQHPILLPGMSWISTPELVAAVSNAGGLGILASGPLTPAQTRAAIRQIRALTSKPFGIGVTLLMPGAKENADVALDEQVPVINFSLGKGDWIVQRAHAYGGKVIATVVSEKHALSAQAIGADALLVTGHEAAAHGGDVTSLVLVPAIAGKVTIPVIATGGFADGRGLLAALALGAEGIAMGSRFATSLESPLHQATKQAVLERSEQDTIYSKNFDGIPARVMRTPRSLKATRKPMNFFVASWQATKAAKLIGQPVWKVMIGMLAMLDKVKLLAYFGASVPRLQAATIHGDLHQGVQFIGQTQGLINDVVSVETIIQRTLAEAQAQHQRLQPLLR
- a CDS encoding lipase family alpha/beta hydrolase; translated protein: MSAPPPTGYTETQYPIVLAHGLFGFDAILGVDYWYKVPETLQKDGATVFLTSVANSNSPEVRGEQLIAEVERVLAITGADKVNLIGHSHGGPTTRYVASVRPDLVASVTSISGVNKGTPVAETLSQWQNGATGFSWLLENLGNTLAGAIDFLSGGGYEQDILASIGSMTFAEADAFNQQHPGGIPATACGEGAYEYQNVRYYSWAGEKPLTNVLDPLEVVTGAASLFFPAGERNDGLVGACASRLGMVIRDDFKMNHLDEVNQTFGIHALTDTDPLTVFRTHANRLKQAGL
- a CDS encoding lipase secretion chaperone, which encodes MQAAHGALALTILGVAIGLLGWWQQPQVTVADAPAMLPSLPVAANVSSAAVTPVAPDYSALQTFRGAAVDGQLRTDFKGRLVIDMQLRHWIDFHLSAQGEVPLDEIVALMQQQMQQLPQPGQQQALQLLDDYLGYLQALAGYDAEAARRLVQPGMDDLEARLLWQQRLRREWLQPLAVEAFFGAEEQLDQHTLASRRLRRDGASPEALVALEQTLPEPLQQMRKESRQLIELRQQEQQLSQSNDPRALQQWREQQFGPQAAGRLADLDKKNQQWQQRLQAYQTYRDSLAVQGLNERDRERLLSTYQRKHFSEAEQKRLPAALSLLATSSSD
- a CDS encoding inositol monophosphatase family protein, whose amino-acid sequence is MNSATLSSQLTLALQAAEAAGKAIMAARDQLNIQFKGGHELVTQADVEADRVIRSAISAAFPQHQILSEELAPQQTTSAPDLWIVDPIDGTVNYAHQHPNVGISIAYYRHGQAQAAVVHNPFLQETFYAEAGAGAFLNGQRIHCAATTELKRALVATGFPYVKDNLPLLMARLQRVLENCADVRRIGSAALDICWLACGRLDAYYETVQLWDFAAAQLIAREAGVRFGHIHTLPEGVNQELCGENLLFSVPALFAPLQQLLQQADRSV
- a CDS encoding arylesterase, producing the protein MSVRIKSILVLMMLSALPLLARAEPVILVVGDSISAGFGVPLQQGWVALLQRNVQQRQPQLQVINASSSGETTQGGLTRLPALLKQHQPDLTIIELGGNDGLRGTPIPVIRRNLERMVQLAQAAGSDVMLLGMQIPPNYGARYTELFSRSFTELAERFELPVVPFLLDGIATEPGLMQSDGIHPTAAAQPRMTALVEPLVQQWLQERQ